From the genome of Methylocystis heyeri:
TTCCCCCCGTCGTGTCGCGCCTCACCTTCGCTTCCGACAGTTTTTCGTCGCCTTTGCGCCGCGGCGCGGCCAACCGATGCAGGGCGCCGCCGCTATTCCTCTGACACATCGCCATGTTAGCGCCTCTGCCGAGCCATCTTTGTTTGTTCAGGTGGCGAGCGTCGGGGCGCAGCGACTTTTTCACGTCCTTTACAGGATCAGGGGAACTTTCCATGTCTATTTCAAACCTCGAAACCGGGCGGGCCGATTGCCCGCGGCCGCTTGAAACGCCTTGTCCTCTCGAAGCCGCCTGCTCCAATCGCGGCGATTTCGCTCTCTGCGTCGAAAATCCGCCTCGGAAGGCGATGCTCCCTTCGGGCGGGGAAACGACCGCTCAGGGAGCGAGGCTGATCGATCTCGAGCGTCGGGCTCGCTTTGGGCGCTTCGGCTTCAGCAGGGGCTGAAAACTCATCCGAACATACGCTCGGCGCGGCGCCTTGCCGGAGGCCGCGCCCCGCCTCGGCGCATTCGCCGCTCGAATCGTTCGAGCTGCGAGAAATTGCGCCGGATTTGAAGCTGGAGCGCATTCTCATCGCAAAAGCCTGTCAGCTTTTGGCGCTCCGGCGCGGATGATTCGACTTCCAAGAATGCGAACGCCGGGCGATGAGCCCAGCAAAGTCGGCATGGCGCCCAATCAGGGCGACGAGCTTTCGCCCTGATTGGTGGCGGACTGCGCCATGCCGACACTTCTCAGGCCTGGAGCGCGTTCGGTTCAGACAGAGCGGAACGCGCTCCAAAGGTCACTGGCAGAGCGTGTTCTTATGCAAAACCGCCTCGGGGTTGTCGGGAACATGCCTAAACGCCGTGCGGAACGCCCGGCGATCAGGCGCGAGCGCGCGCTGCGCTCAATCCCCTCTCCATGTCGTCGATGAGGTCGTCGGGGTCTTCGAGGCCGACCGAAAGACGAAGCAGGCCCTCCGAAATTCCCAGGGCGGCGCGCGCTTCCGGCGTCAGTCGCTGATGGGTCGTCGTCGCCGGATGGGTGATCAGGCTTTTGGCGTCGCCGAGATTGTTGGAGATTTTCACGACGCCCAGCGCATTGGCGAATGCGAAGGCCGCCTCCTTGCCGCCGACGACCTCGAATGTGACCAAAGTGCCTCCGCCGGTCATCTGGCGGCGCGCGAGAGCCGCCTGGGGGTGGTCGTCCCGGAACGGATAGAGCACCCGAGCAATCCCGCTTTGGGAGGCGAGGAAGTCCGCGATTCTCGCGGCCGTCGAGGTCTGCTGGGCGACCCGCAGCTGCAGGGTCTCGAGCCCTTTCAACATCACCCAGGCGTTGAAAGGCGACATGGCGGGGCCGGTCTGCCGCAGGAAATTATGCAGATTTTCCTCGATGAGGGCCTGCGATCCCAGTATCACGCCGCCGAGGCACCTTCCCTGGCCGTCGATATGTTTGGTCGCCGAGTAGACCACTATGTCGGCGCCGAGCTCGAGCGGCTTTTGAAGCAGGGGCGTCGCGAAGACATTGTCCACGACGAGGCGCGCGCCGGCTTCATGAGCAAGATCGGCCAGCGCCTTGAGATCATAGACCTCGAGGCCGGGGTTGGTCGGCGTTTCGAGAAATAAGACTTTGGTTTCCTTGCGGATAGCGGCTTTCCACTGCGCCAGGTCGGCGCCGTCCACGAGGGTCGCCGAAACGCCGAAGCGCGGCAGCAGTTCCTCCACGACATAGAGGCATGAGCCGAAAAGAGCGCGCGCCGCGACGACATGATCCCCGCATTTGACCTGGGACAGCAGAGCCGCTGTGACCGCGGCCATGCCGCTCGCGGTGGCGCGAGCCGCTTCTGCGCCTTCCAGCAGACACATGCGCTGCTCGAACATGGCCACTGTCGGGTTTGAAAAGCGCGAGTAGATGAAGCCCGGATCGTCGCCCTTGAAACGGGCTTCGGCGGCCTGCATCGTGGGATAGGCGAAGCTTTGCGTCAGGAACAGCGCTTCCGACATTTCCCCGAACGGAGAACGCAACGAGCCGCCGTGGACGAGCAGGGTGGCTGGTTTCAGGGAGCGGCTCTTGGGGTCGCTGGGGGCTGACATGGGTTCTCCTCGAAGCGGCGCGAGCGCGAGTCTGCCGCAAAAGACGGCGCAAAAAGCGGGGTTCTCGGGGAGACCCGGCCTTTTAGCGCCTTGTTTAATGTGGCGGCAAGCCGGCCGGCTCAAATAACCACGAGCCCAATAAAGGCCGAAGCAAAGCGCCTGTCAACCGCCAGAAAGCTCAAGGAGTTTGGGCGGCGCCGCTTGCGCCGCGGGCCAAAGCGGAGAATGTAGGGCGAAATTCGAGGGGACTTGGCCGCGGAAGGGGGCGGGCGATTGGATATCTTGCTGCTGGCGGGCTCAAACGCGGGTCTTCGCGATGGCTGGGCCGCCCAATTCATGGAGCTCGCCCAGGACCACAGGGTGAAAAACCGCTTTCTGGGCGCCGTGGGATCGCTGTTTGGATTGTTGCGGCTGCTCCATCTGGATCGGGACCTCTCGGGACAGCCCGATCTGATCATTTTTGAATATGCTCTCAACGACGCCATCATGCTCGGCGATTGCGGCCTTTCGGCCGCCATGTTGCGAGATACGCTCGACGAGGTGGCCCAATATTGCGCGGAGCGCCAAATTCGATTGCTGTTCCTGGCTTTGCAGCCGCGGGACGCGCGCGCCGGCTTTTTTTCGTCGTCGCCCCGTGTCCTGCGCAGCTATTCCCGTGTCGCGAAGGCGCGGGCGATGCGCCCCTGCCTGACCTTGAACGAAATTCTCGGCGGTCGTCCGGACGCCGGCTGTTACCAGGACGCCTATCACCTGACGCAGCCGGTGTCCCGCAAGGTCGCCGAACGGCTTCTGTCCCTGGTGGGGGAAGAAGAAATTCCCGTTCCTCTGGCGGCCCCGCGACGCCCCTGCGCCTTCTCCTATGTCGGCGCGGAAGCCGCCGCAGCGCTCGGTCCGGTCAGCACGGAGGCGCATGAGAGCAAGGTCTTCTCCGGCCGCTTTCTAAAGATCGAGCGCTCGGGCTCGAGCCGCTGGCCCGGACGTGGGCGGTTGGCGGGGCTGATGCTGCGTTCTTCCGGCCGGGCCGGGATCTACGTAGTGGGGAATGCGGCGAAGGCCTATAGGAAATGTTCGGCCTCGCTGATGCAGCAGACCGTCGCCAACCTCATTCTTTTGCATTATGTGTCGCATCGGCTCCATGTCGACGACGACCTCGTGATTGCGATGCCGGGCCAGCCGTCCGCCGTCTTCGCGCTGGAAAACGACGGCTCGATGCAGGAAGCGGCGCCGAACGCTTCTTTCTTCGAGCAGTGTCTCGAAATCAACGGCGTCATGCTGTGGCGGCCGGCGCCTTTATGGGCTCGGCTGCAGGCGGCAGCGGCGCTTTGGGCCGCACGCTTGCGCCTCCGCCGCAGTGGCGCGCGCCGGGCTCCCGTGGAATCATGCGCGCAGTAAAGGATCGGGCCGGGACCGCAACCCGGTTCGCAAGCCGAGGGTTCAGGGAATGATCGACAGAGGGCGGGGCGATTCGACGGCCGCGAGCGGAGGCTTCGGCGTCCTGCCCGGGCGGGGCATCGGCAGTTTGTTCGAAGCCGGGGCGATACGATCCTCCTCTCCGCTCCATCCCACGCAGATCCAGCCCGCGAGCCTCGATCTGCGGCTCGGGGAAAAAGCCTACCGCGTGCGGGCGAGCTTCCTTCCCGGGAAAGACCGTCAGGTCGGAACCATGCTGGAGGCCCTCGCTTCGGACGAGATTTGCCTGACGGGCAACGGCGCTGTGCTGGAACGCGGTTGCGTCTATGTCGTGCCCCTGATGGAGAGCCTCGTGCTGCCCGGCGATCTTTCAGGCGCGGCCAATCCCAAAAGCTCCACCGGCAGGCTCGACATCTTCACCCGCCTCATCGCAGACCACGGCGACAGGTTCGATCTCGTCGAGCAGGGTTATCGGGGCCCTCTCTACGCCGAAGTGTCGCCGCGCAGTTTCTCGGTGCGCTTGCGCGCCGGTTCGCGGCTGAACCAGCTTCGGTTCCGCCGGCATCCGACGGGCGAGCCGCAGCTGACCAGCTTCGCTTTGGGCGATGCCGCGCTCGAAGCGCGCCACGCGAAAAACGCGCTCGTCGACGGACCGCTCAATCTTCGCGACGGGGTGGTCCTGCGCGTCGATCTCTCCGAGCCGCTGAGCCCCAAGGGCGTGGTTGGGTATCGTGCGCAAAAACACGCCGACGTTATCGACGTCGACCGCGTCGGCGCCTACCGCATGGAGGATTTCTGGGACCCCTTGCCGGCGCGGCCCGACAAGCGGCTGATCCTCGATCCGGGCGATTTCTACATTCTCGCTTCGCGCGAGCGATTGTCGATACCACCCGATCTTGCGGCTGAAATGGCGCCGATGGACGCCGCCATCGGCGAGTTTCGCGTCCATTACGCCGGCTTCTTCGATCCCGGCTTCGGCGCCGGAGCGGACGGACGGCCGAGCAGCCGCGCCGTGCTGGAGGTGCGCAGCCGGGAGGTTCCGTTCATTCTCGACGACGGCCAGTTCATCGGCCGGCTGGTCTATGAGCCGATGGCGGAATTGCCCGGCGAACTCTACGGCGAAGCGGGAAGCTCGAACTATCAAGGCCAGGGCCTGAAGCTCTCCAAACACTTTCTGTCTTGCTAGAGCGCATTTTCGATGCGCCTTCCGTCCTAACCGATCCGATGCATGAAATAGCACAGGCAATCGAGCCTGATGGCGCGCGGATCGAGCGTCAGCATCGCGGGGATCGCCGGCCGGGTCAGACGTATCCGGCCATCGGCGTAGTCGAAATATTCTTCGGCGGGGTGATCGCCGTCGCCGGGAAGCGTTTCGAGCCGAAACGACTCTCCGCATTCTCCGAGGATATCGCCCCGGCGCAACGGCCGGAAATTGAGATGGTCGAGATCGCTGCGGAAACGGAAATCCGCCGCCGAGCCGTCAAAGGAGAAACTGGCTTGCGCAGGCAGTTTCACGATCGCGCAGGTTCGCAGCAGATCCACATCCTGCGCCGAGGGGCCGTGCTCGGGAAAGCGGGACATGGCGAGGACAGCTTCGATGAGGCTCGCCGCATGATCCGCGCCCACGCCGGCGCCCGCCTTGCCGCATTCGACCGTTATCGCGGGGCAAAGCCGCGCCATGGCCCCCGCCTGCACGCCGAGCGGCCGCTGAAAATGCACCACGGTGCGGGAAAATAATTGCGCCAGCGAAATAAACTCCGGCTCGAGCCGCGTGACGCAGCTGTAGTGCGGATTGAAGCCGGTGTTGTTGTGGATGTCGACGCTCGCGAAAGGTTTTTTGCGGGCGGCGTAATCGAAGACCGCGCCGGCCATGAGGGATAGAGGCGCGTGAGGCTCGAGGGTCCCGGGCCAGATGCGGTTGAAATCCATCTGTTCCGGCAGCGTTCTCACATGAGCCGCGGCGGCCCCGACATTGCCGACGAACAAAAGCAGCGCGCGATGCAATTCCCGCTTGCCGCAACGGCGCAGGACCTCTTGAACGGCGATGAGCCCGCTGTCTTCATTGCCGTGAAGAAGAACGGACAGGAAAAGGGGGCGAGGATCGCGTCCCGGCAGGTCGATCAGACTGGGGCCCGGAAGAATCTCGATCAGCCGATCCGCGGGGCAGTCGAGAAAGCCCGCGGGCAGCTTGTCGAACAAGGCGAAGTGCGAGTCGTTCACAAGCGCTCCTCACGGTTCCCATTGATGCGCCGGCGCGCCGCTGCGCTGTCGCTCGCAATAGGCCGCCATCAGTCTGAAAGCGTCGCCCTCGCGCAGTGCGAGGCCCCGCCGCTGCCATACGGCGCCAGTCTGGCCTCCTTGCACGCGCGCTTCAACTATATCGAGATAGGAGCCCGCCGCTACGCCGAGGTCTTCGAGACCGCGGCGCGCGGAAGGGAGAATATGTCGCAGCAGCAATTCCCGCGCCTCGATGGTCTCGCCGCCGGGCCAGATCAATTCCGCGCCGAGGCCGAACCGCGCGGCGGCGTAGAAGTTGGACTGCGCCTGTTCAAAGGCGAGCGTGTTCGCCTCTCCCGATCGCGTCAGATCATGGACGAGGCCGCAATAGAGCGCGGTGTTCGCGACCATGTCGGAGATCGAAGGCCCGGCCGGCAGTATGCGATGCTCGATGCGCAAATGCGGCGTTCCGTCTTCGTCGAAGCCGATCAGCGCGCGGTTCCAGCGCCATATCGTGCCGTTGTGAAGGCGCAGATGACGCAGGGCCGCCGGGCTTTCCTCGAAGAATATGGGCAGCAGCACCGGGTAGTCGGCGAGGTTCTCTTCGAAGAGTTCGATGCAGGAGCGGGCGACGTAACCCGAGCCCATGCTCACCCTGCGTGTTTTTTCCGGGATGTCGACGGCCTGCTCGAACAAGGGAATCCGCGTCTCGCACCAGAGAGACTTGCCGAACAGGAACGGCGCATTGCCGCTCGCTGCGATGATCGGTCCGGAAGCGGCGATGGAGGCGTTGTAATAAAGATGGGCGCGCTCGGCCGGGATTTTCAGATGGATCTGGAACGAGGTCGCCGCCGCTTCGAGCATGACGTCGCAATGTTCCGACACGAGATGATCCGCGCCTTCGATGTCGACGCGCAACGGGCGGCCGCGGCGTCGTCGCAGCACCTCGTTGTTGAGCGCGTAATATCGGTTCAGCTTCGAAATGTTTTCGAGCGTCATGTCGGAGTCGCGAATGGTCGGGAGCGTGCCGATCATCACCATATTGGCGTCGAGGCCGTGCGCGACGTCGTTGCATCGCGTCCATAGCGCGCAAAGAATCTGTTCGGCGCGAGAGAAGGCGTCCGCTTCCAGAGGCAGGGGCGGGGGGTTGAGCTCCACATTGAACCGCGACAGTTCGGGGCCGACCTGCGGATTGTCCACCGCCTGAAGAAGGGCTTCGTTGATCGGCGCGGGAGAGTAGCTGTGGTCCACGATCCAGGCTTCGATTTCGAAGCCCAGTTCCAGACCTCGATTGGAGAAGCGACGGCTTTCGAACAGTTCTCGCGCCATGCGCGTTTCGAGCGCAAGCCTTTCGGCGAAGCGGCGAAAGTCCTTCGCGTCGAAGCCGATGTTTTTGATTTCCTCGCCCATCGCCTTTGGTCCGTGGTCTCCATGGGCAGGCTCGCCCGCCGCCCCGGCGGCAAAACGCCGCGGCCAGTCTCCCCCTCGCCATCTTGCACGCCCCGCCGTGAAAGACGCGCAAGCTTCCTTCCGGCTCCGCCCAAGCCGCTGAAAAGCGAGGCTTTTGCGCGGGCGGCGTTTTTAGGCTATTTTTCGCCGTGATGTTGACTTAGCGTGCGTGCGTGTTGGGGGGAGAGGGAAATTCGGCGGCTGAAGCCGCGGTCACGCTCGCATTCGAGCCCGTTCCACCCAAATCGCCTTGCCCTCGGGACGCATTGTTCCGGGAGGGGTCAACCGGCGCATAGCCAGCTCGGGCTCGGCTATGCGGGAGGTTAACATTGCGCCGACGACGCGGCGCCGACTTAGTGAGCAAGAGAGATTGTCCCCAGACGCCATTGTCCGCAAACCAAAACAATCGTCTGTGGCCGCCTCTTCGCTTCTGGCGGCGTTAACCATCGTCGCGGGAATCGCGACTCCCTCTTTCACGGAAAGCGCCATCGCGAACGGCGATACGCGAACCTTGAATCTTTTTTATGTACATACGCAGGAATCGATTTCCGCGACCTATCTCGTCAACGGCCAATACGACCGCAATGTCCTGCAGCAGTTGAACTGGTTCCTGCGCGACTGGCGCCGGGACGAGCCCACCAACATGGATCCGCGTCTCTTCGACGTGGTGTGGGAGGCCTATCGCTCCGCAGGAGCCGGCGGCGAAGTGGTCAAGGTCGTTTCCGCCTATCGCTCGCCCCAGACCAATGCGATGCTGCGCGCGCGTTCCCGCGCCGTCGCCAAATATTCCCAACATATGCTGGGCAAGGCGATGGACACGACCTTGCCCGGGATGCCGATGTCGCGAATTCGCGAGGTCGGCATGCGCATGCAGCGGGGCGGGGTAGGCTATTATCCCACTGCCGGGACGCCTTTCGTCCATCTCGACGTCGGAAATGTTCGCGCCTGGCCGCGCATGACCTATGAGCAACTCGTCGAACTGTTCCCCGACGGCAAGACGGTCCATATCCCGTCCAATGGTCAGCCGCTGGCGCGCTACGAAGAAGCTAAGGCCGAGATCGAGGCTCGGAACAACGGCGCCGTCGTAATGGAGCCGCGCAGATCGCCCTTCGGGTTCCTGGCGTTTTTGTTCGGCGGCGGCGAGGACGAGGCCGAAGACGTGACGACCCCGGCGCCTGCTCCCCGCAAGCAATGGGCCGCGCTTGCGCCGCGCAATTCGAGGTCGGCTCGCGCCGCCGCCGAATCCGACGAGGAGGGAGGCGGCGAAGCTCCGCTCGAAACCCCGCGCCGCGGGCGAGAAGTTCTGGCCAAGGCCGAGGCCAATCTGCCTCGCGGCGAAACCGTGATGACAGCGGCTCCCGACGACGGCGCCGCCGCTGCGGCCAAGGCGGATGCCGCCGCTGCAAAAGCCGCCGCGGCAGCGGCGGCGAAGGCCGAAGCCGCCGCAGCGAAAGCGGAAGCAGCCGAGAGGGAGAAGCTCGAGCGCGCGCCATTGCCTCCCCAGCGTCCGGCGTCGCTTGAAAAAGCCGATCCGCAGGAGGCGATGCCGTCCGATAAGCGGCTGGCGGCGATCGAGCCGGAGGCGAACTCCCCGAACTCGGCCGTTTCGCCCGGCGCCGCCTCCACGGCCGGAGCGGAGCCCGACGCCGCCGCGAGCGACATCGACGCGCCGCTTCCGCCGCGAAGGCCCCATAATCTGGCCGCGGGTTCGAACGCGCCGCTGCCGCCGGTCAGGCCGACGGAGTTCGCTTCCGCGGGGAAGTCGGACGCCAACGCTTCTCAAGAGCAACCCACTCCCCAGCCCGTAGCCCTGGCGCCGGCCCCTCTGCCGCAGCCCCGCCCCAAGAATTTGAGGGCGGGCGACAAGGCTAGGGAAGACGGGGCGCTGTCCAATCTGATGGACTCGACCGGCTCTTCCGCTCATGCCGCCAAACCGCGCTCCCCCGCATCCGACGACGACCCTCTGGCCTTCGCCCCGCCGACTGCCGCGAAAGGGACAAGCTCGGGCGCAAAGTCCCCCGCCGGCAAGACGACGATAGGCAAATCCACTCCGGGGCCGCGCGCGGAATTTGTGCCCGCCCGGCTCGAGCCCTCGAATTTTCACGCCATGACAGCCGCAAGTCCCACGATCGGCGATTCTGCGGCGCCAGCATCGGGTTCCTCGATGATGGGAGCGTCGGTCGGGGGCGTTCGCGCCGCGGCTCACGCCTCCAGACCGGGCGCGCTGAAGGATATCGAGCCGACGGCTCGGCCGGCGTTCTCGGACGATGCCGGGGCCGACGGGGCCGACGCTCCCGCCCGCTAGTTTCCCTCCCGAGCCTTTCCGGAGCGATGCGATCCCGCAGTTCGCGTCCTCTCGCCGCAGCGCGCCATCCCCTCGAACGAAGGGTCGCGGCGCTCCCCGCCACGGCGGCGCAAGGCAATTTCTTCGCCGGGGAAGTCATCATCCCGTTTGGAGCGCGTCTTTTACGCAAAAGCCGGTCAAATTTGGCGCAAATGCGCTCCAAGTCATCGGGGCGGCTGGCTATTTTGTTGCGGCGCACCGCAAAAATTCTCGGATATCCAGACCCTTCCGCTCTGGCGTTAACGTATTTGTAGCCAAGAAATGGCGCCAATCCGGACAATATATAGAAACAAACTTAGGGATTCGGCGTATACAAATAGACTCACATTCGAAGCGTCGCCGGACGTTGCCGGCGCACGCAAGGATATTTTGGAAAAATGATAGATCGGAAGGATGAGGAGGCTGCGATGCCTGTCGCGGAGCGGGATTTTCGTCATCGAAGGCCGGCGGCGCAGGCAGGTTACGGCCGCCTCGGCGCCAGGGTCAGGCGTGACGCCGTCGTCCTTGCTGCGGCGGCGGTGGGGGCCATCGCAATCTGCGTCGCCGCCGGACTCTATTTTTTCGCCGGGTGGAGCGCGCTTGCTCTGTTCTTCTTCCTGTTCGGAATGGGCGCGGCCATGAAATGAGGGGTCTCAATAGGCGCTGCTGTCCCGAAAAACGAGTCGAACCGTCTTGAAGATGATTTTGATGTCGAGCCAGAGGGTCCAGTTTTCGATGTATTGGATGTCGTAGTCGACACGCCTCTGCAGCTTCAGGACGCTATCCAATTCTCCACGCAATCCGTGAATTTGCGCCCAGCCGGTCAATCCCGGCTTCACGCGGTGACGGACGGCGTAGTAATCGACCAGATCCTCGAGGTTCCTGCCTTCCGCCTTTGTGGCGAGCGCATGGGGACGAGGGCCGATCAGCGACATGGAGCCCTGGAGAACGTTTATCAGCTGCGGCAATTCGTCGATGCTGTACCGGCGCAATATCCGGCCCACGCGGGTGACGCGCGGGTCGTTTCGGCTGGTCTGCTTTTCCGCATGATGGTCCGTCATCTCGGTGTACATCGAGCGGAACTTCCATAGCTCGAACGGGCGGCCGTTGAAGCCCGTGCGTATCTGCTTGAAAAAGACCGGTCCCCGACTTTCGATGCGTATCGCCAGGGCGACGAGCGCGAACAGCGGCGACAAAGCGAGCAGGCCGAGCCCCGCCAGGATTATGTCCTCCATGCGCTTCAGCCACAGGCCCCAGCCATGGATCGATTCCTCGATCGCACAGAAAGCGGGGCGGCTCCCGAGTTGGCAGATCCTGCGGATCGAGCGATCGACGGCGCCATCGTCGGGGACGACGAAGACCCGAGTCGAGAGATGGCGCAGCACATCCAGTCTGCTCAAGACCAGAGGTATATCGGCCCAGGGAGCCGAGACGTAGACGTGGTCGATTTCCAGCTGCGCAACCATTTCGGCGACCGCTCCAAGATCGGCGAAGGACGCAAACTCGAGGCTGTGAAGGACGCGAACCTGCTTGGCGGTTTGGGACTCGATTTCCCGGGAAGCGATTGGAGGCGCGAACATGCCGATGGACAATGCGCGGCTCACACAGGCGCCGCGCTCGAGCGCGCGCTCGATGAGCTTGAAGAAAACGGTCCGGAATTCGAATTTGAGCAGGAAGGCGAGAACGGCCCAGGTGAAGAACCAGAGCCGCGAATATTTTTCGGCCGATTTGGTCGCGACAACGATAACCAGCATGAACGCAAAAGTTGCAAAGGTCGTCAGCGGAAGGCGCCTGAACGCTCGTCGGCGATCCAATATGGCGTCCGTCCGATAAACGCCGAGCAGATGCGCCCAGATCAAGTTGGAGAAGACGCCCAGCAGGAGGGCTTCCGTTCCCAGATCCTGTAAGGGCCGGGCCGCGCCGTTGAAAAATTCGGCGACGACGCCGGCGCCGTTCGCTCCCAGCGCCATCGCGAGAGTAGCGGCAATCGCCATTGCCGCTACGCAGCTCTGCGGCGAAATTCTCCTCGACTTTGCAATAGCGGTAGACGTCACGCCAAGCTCACGGGCCTGACTCGCCTCTAGGTGGCATTCCGAGGTCGCGCGCAAGTCTAAATCCTTGCAATATGAAGGCATTCCCCGGACTGTAGAAGAATCCGCCGATGATGCAAGGGCCAAGGTCGGATCGGTCTGCGATATATGCGGATATTATTTATTTGCAATGTGAGCCGGGGTCATGGCAGCCTTCCATCATGATCTCATTCTTCAAGCACAGAGCTGCTTCCCGCAAGGAAGCTGGCGGCGCCTCGGCGCCTGCAGGAACCCGCATCTACGCGATAGGAGACATCCACGGTCGATTGGATCTGCTGACGCGCCTTTCGAACCGGCTGCGCGAGGATATGGCCGCCAATCCCTGTGAGAATGCGACAATCGTTCTTTTGGGCGATTACGTAGACAGAGGTCCCGATTCTGCCGGCGTGATCGATTGGATCATGGATGGCGGGCTTCCTGCGCCCTATCACGCCTTGCGCGGCAATCACGAAGCTACGCTGCTCAACTTTCTCGACGACGTCTCGGTGCTGGAAGAGTGGCGCAGATTCGGCGGACTCGAAACGCTCGGATCATATGGAGTCGACGTCCGGGAGCCGATGCGGGGAAGAGCTTACGCGGAGGCGCAGGCTCGATTCAGAGAGGCGCTGCCTTCGGCGCATCTCGATTTCTATCACGGCGCCGCGCTGTCCTGGAGCGCAGGAGACTATTTTTTCTGTCACGCGGGAGTGAAGCCGGGCGTGCCTCTGACGCTGCAGCAGGAATACGATCTCCTCTGGATCCGCGACGAATTCAATCTTTATCGGGGTTCCTTCGAGAAGATCGTCGTTCACGGCCATACGCCCGTCGATGCCCCGGAGTCGCTGCCGAATCGCATCAATGTTGACACGGGCGCTTACGCCACCGATGTCCTGACGGCGGTGGCGCTGGAGCGCGACGAGCGCCGTTTCATCACGAGCTGAAAGCGCATTTCACTTTTTTCGCGCGGGCGCGGGATAGCAGCCGACGCCTTTTTGGCCGTCCTTGGAGGGTTCCAGAAACGACGCGCAATCGAAATCAGGATCGACCGGCGGCGGCGGCGGCACGGCGCCGCGGTCGCCGGCAGGCGCGTTCGACAGGCCGAACTCCTGCGACGTTCCTTTCGCCGGAGAACCGGCGGGTTCGGCGCGCCAGGACTCGCGGGCTTTCTGGCCAATGGAGAAATTGACGCCTGCGTCTCTCCTCGCGATCGCGCGAGGCGAAAAACTGATATGCGGTCCCGCAGTGAAGGGAGTGGTCACGGGGTCCCTGCCGGAGGACGTCACGACGAAGCCCTGTTGGCGGGG
Proteins encoded in this window:
- a CDS encoding O-succinylhomoserine sulfhydrylase, whose amino-acid sequence is MSAPSDPKSRSLKPATLLVHGGSLRSPFGEMSEALFLTQSFAYPTMQAAEARFKGDDPGFIYSRFSNPTVAMFEQRMCLLEGAEAARATASGMAAVTAALLSQVKCGDHVVAARALFGSCLYVVEELLPRFGVSATLVDGADLAQWKAAIRKETKVLFLETPTNPGLEVYDLKALADLAHEAGARLVVDNVFATPLLQKPLELGADIVVYSATKHIDGQGRCLGGVILGSQALIEENLHNFLRQTGPAMSPFNAWVMLKGLETLQLRVAQQTSTAARIADFLASQSGIARVLYPFRDDHPQAALARRQMTGGGTLVTFEVVGGKEAAFAFANALGVVKISNNLGDAKSLITHPATTTHQRLTPEARAALGISEGLLRLSVGLEDPDDLIDDMERGLSAARARA
- a CDS encoding SGNH/GDSL hydrolase family protein, translated to MDILLLAGSNAGLRDGWAAQFMELAQDHRVKNRFLGAVGSLFGLLRLLHLDRDLSGQPDLIIFEYALNDAIMLGDCGLSAAMLRDTLDEVAQYCAERQIRLLFLALQPRDARAGFFSSSPRVLRSYSRVAKARAMRPCLTLNEILGGRPDAGCYQDAYHLTQPVSRKVAERLLSLVGEEEIPVPLAAPRRPCAFSYVGAEAAAALGPVSTEAHESKVFSGRFLKIERSGSSRWPGRGRLAGLMLRSSGRAGIYVVGNAAKAYRKCSASLMQQTVANLILLHYVSHRLHVDDDLVIAMPGQPSAVFALENDGSMQEAAPNASFFEQCLEINGVMLWRPAPLWARLQAAAALWAARLRLRRSGARRAPVESCAQ
- a CDS encoding 2'-deoxycytidine 5'-triphosphate deaminase; its protein translation is MIDRGRGDSTAASGGFGVLPGRGIGSLFEAGAIRSSSPLHPTQIQPASLDLRLGEKAYRVRASFLPGKDRQVGTMLEALASDEICLTGNGAVLERGCVYVVPLMESLVLPGDLSGAANPKSSTGRLDIFTRLIADHGDRFDLVEQGYRGPLYAEVSPRSFSVRLRAGSRLNQLRFRRHPTGEPQLTSFALGDAALEARHAKNALVDGPLNLRDGVVLRVDLSEPLSPKGVVGYRAQKHADVIDVDRVGAYRMEDFWDPLPARPDKRLILDPGDFYILASRERLSIPPDLAAEMAPMDAAIGEFRVHYAGFFDPGFGAGADGRPSSRAVLEVRSREVPFILDDGQFIGRLVYEPMAELPGELYGEAGSSNYQGQGLKLSKHFLSC
- a CDS encoding M14 family metallopeptidase, whose product is MNDSHFALFDKLPAGFLDCPADRLIEILPGPSLIDLPGRDPRPLFLSVLLHGNEDSGLIAVQEVLRRCGKRELHRALLLFVGNVGAAAAHVRTLPEQMDFNRIWPGTLEPHAPLSLMAGAVFDYAARKKPFASVDIHNNTGFNPHYSCVTRLEPEFISLAQLFSRTVVHFQRPLGVQAGAMARLCPAITVECGKAGAGVGADHAASLIEAVLAMSRFPEHGPSAQDVDLLRTCAIVKLPAQASFSFDGSAADFRFRSDLDHLNFRPLRRGDILGECGESFRLETLPGDGDHPAEEYFDYADGRIRLTRPAIPAMLTLDPRAIRLDCLCYFMHRIG
- a CDS encoding DUF882 domain-containing protein; translation: MNLFYVHTQESISATYLVNGQYDRNVLQQLNWFLRDWRRDEPTNMDPRLFDVVWEAYRSAGAGGEVVKVVSAYRSPQTNAMLRARSRAVAKYSQHMLGKAMDTTLPGMPMSRIREVGMRMQRGGVGYYPTAGTPFVHLDVGNVRAWPRMTYEQLVELFPDGKTVHIPSNGQPLARYEEAKAEIEARNNGAVVMEPRRSPFGFLAFLFGGGEDEAEDVTTPAPAPRKQWAALAPRNSRSARAAAESDEEGGGEAPLETPRRGREVLAKAEANLPRGETVMTAAPDDGAAAAAKADAAAAKAAAAAAAKAEAAAAKAEAAEREKLERAPLPPQRPASLEKADPQEAMPSDKRLAAIEPEANSPNSAVSPGAASTAGAEPDAAASDIDAPLPPRRPHNLAAGSNAPLPPVRPTEFASAGKSDANASQEQPTPQPVALAPAPLPQPRPKNLRAGDKAREDGALSNLMDSTGSSAHAAKPRSPASDDDPLAFAPPTAAKGTSSGAKSPAGKTTIGKSTPGPRAEFVPARLEPSNFHAMTAASPTIGDSAAPASGSSMMGASVGGVRAAAHASRPGALKDIEPTARPAFSDDAGADGADAPAR
- a CDS encoding exopolysaccharide biosynthesis polyprenyl glycosylphosphotransferase gives rise to the protein MAIAATLAMALGANGAGVVAEFFNGAARPLQDLGTEALLLGVFSNLIWAHLLGVYRTDAILDRRRAFRRLPLTTFATFAFMLVIVVATKSAEKYSRLWFFTWAVLAFLLKFEFRTVFFKLIERALERGACVSRALSIGMFAPPIASREIESQTAKQVRVLHSLEFASFADLGAVAEMVAQLEIDHVYVSAPWADIPLVLSRLDVLRHLSTRVFVVPDDGAVDRSIRRICQLGSRPAFCAIEESIHGWGLWLKRMEDIILAGLGLLALSPLFALVALAIRIESRGPVFFKQIRTGFNGRPFELWKFRSMYTEMTDHHAEKQTSRNDPRVTRVGRILRRYSIDELPQLINVLQGSMSLIGPRPHALATKAEGRNLEDLVDYYAVRHRVKPGLTGWAQIHGLRGELDSVLKLQRRVDYDIQYIENWTLWLDIKIIFKTVRLVFRDSSAY
- a CDS encoding metallophosphoesterase family protein, which encodes MISFFKHRAASRKEAGGASAPAGTRIYAIGDIHGRLDLLTRLSNRLREDMAANPCENATIVLLGDYVDRGPDSAGVIDWIMDGGLPAPYHALRGNHEATLLNFLDDVSVLEEWRRFGGLETLGSYGVDVREPMRGRAYAEAQARFREALPSAHLDFYHGAALSWSAGDYFFCHAGVKPGVPLTLQQEYDLLWIRDEFNLYRGSFEKIVVHGHTPVDAPESLPNRINVDTGAYATDVLTAVALERDERRFITS